Proteins from one Clostridium cellulovorans 743B genomic window:
- a CDS encoding GNAT family N-acetyltransferase, with the protein MNGQYVTIEVVKSLEREYLIKDKLGISLGRFFVLEFNKDNRFSMLKVTLYKDEIPVAFKEAITLMLQWLFIKNKMLKVTFLIEEDQDIQVFVDLSFDLEGVITNSLVEEEYKSLFLFGIDKNQYFKRGITNNLVLKNDDIVLKLLTPEYSKNMLDYYVRNKNHLKPFEPMRDEYFYTLAAQRKLLIDGYNQYMNGTAIGFGIFKDDKLIGRLQCSNIVQGVFKNGIVGYSIDVEYQGRGYMKQAMKLFSELAFSDLELHRLEATTLIDNIKSQKVLLACGFEEVGISKKYLFINGKWRDHKIFALIRE; encoded by the coding sequence ATGAATGGACAATACGTAACAATTGAAGTTGTAAAAAGCTTAGAAAGAGAATATTTAATTAAAGATAAATTAGGTATATCATTAGGACGATTTTTTGTCTTAGAATTCAATAAAGATAATAGGTTTTCTATGTTAAAAGTTACTTTATATAAGGATGAAATACCTGTTGCTTTCAAGGAAGCTATAACACTTATGCTACAATGGTTATTTATTAAGAATAAAATGCTTAAGGTAACATTTCTTATAGAAGAGGATCAAGACATACAGGTGTTTGTAGATCTAAGCTTTGATTTAGAAGGCGTAATAACAAATAGCTTAGTTGAAGAAGAGTATAAAAGTCTATTTTTGTTTGGAATTGATAAAAATCAATATTTTAAAAGAGGAATTACTAACAACTTAGTATTGAAGAATGATGATATAGTGTTAAAATTACTTACTCCAGAGTATTCTAAAAATATGCTTGATTACTATGTTAGAAATAAAAATCACTTAAAACCATTTGAACCGATGAGAGATGAATATTTTTATACTTTAGCAGCGCAAAGAAAACTTTTAATAGATGGATACAATCAATACATGAATGGTACAGCAATAGGATTTGGTATATTTAAAGATGATAAATTGATAGGAAGACTTCAATGTTCTAATATTGTCCAAGGGGTTTTTAAGAATGGAATAGTTGGATATTCCATAGATGTAGAATATCAAGGTCGAGGATATATGAAGCAAGCGATGAAGTTATTTTCAGAATTGGCGTTTTCGGATCTTGAGCTCCATAGGCTTGAAGCAACAACTTTAATAGATAATATAAAATCTCAAAAAGTATTATTGGCATGTGGTTTTGAAGAAGTTGGAATCAGTAAAAAGTATCTCTTCATAAATGGTAAGTGGAGAGATCATAAGATATTTGCTTTAATAAGAGAATAA
- a CDS encoding IS982 family transposase has product MPEFNKDSTITIDDLKDFIVVTYVIIDDFYQKVTPTFIKNRRNIAKSVMTDSEIITISLVGELLTIDSEKAWFGFCSKNLRDLFPNFCSRPRFHRVRKSLFRVIDEIRKELTKFLNYQYDRMRIADSMPIPVCKFGRAHFHKAFKPEAAYGRCASKKETYYGFKLHALVALDGYITDFTVTAANIDDRDVVWELTANSEIDILIGDKGYIGQKVASQLKETRYIRLLTINRNNSKTKLLKPFRQLIFKARRRVETTFSQLSEQLNMQRVLTKSTWGFATRISNKILAHNLCYFINKFFNIGIEISKIKELVFG; this is encoded by the coding sequence ATGCCAGAGTTTAATAAAGATTCTACCATAACAATAGATGACTTAAAAGATTTTATTGTTGTCACTTATGTTATAATTGATGACTTTTACCAAAAAGTAACTCCAACATTTATTAAAAATCGTCGTAACATCGCTAAATCAGTAATGACTGATAGCGAAATAATTACGATTTCTTTAGTAGGTGAACTCTTAACCATTGACTCTGAAAAAGCATGGTTTGGATTTTGCTCTAAAAACCTACGAGACTTATTTCCCAACTTTTGTAGTAGGCCGAGGTTTCATAGAGTTAGAAAGTCATTATTTCGAGTCATTGATGAAATTCGTAAAGAGTTAACGAAATTTCTTAACTATCAATATGACCGAATGAGAATTGCAGATAGTATGCCAATTCCTGTGTGTAAGTTTGGGAGAGCTCATTTCCATAAAGCTTTTAAGCCGGAGGCTGCCTACGGGCGATGCGCTTCGAAAAAAGAAACATATTATGGATTCAAATTACATGCTTTAGTAGCCCTCGATGGCTATATCACAGATTTTACTGTAACAGCAGCAAATATTGATGACAGAGATGTCGTCTGGGAACTCACAGCTAATTCAGAGATTGATATACTAATAGGTGATAAAGGATATATAGGTCAAAAAGTTGCTTCGCAATTAAAAGAAACAAGGTACATTCGTCTTTTAACAATAAATCGTAACAATAGTAAAACTAAACTTTTAAAACCTTTTAGGCAGTTGATATTCAAGGCTCGTCGTAGAGTAGAAACTACTTTTTCTCAGCTCTCCGAGCAATTAAATATGCAGAGGGTTCTTACAAAATCAACTTGGGGATTTGCCACAAGAATATCAAATAAAATATTAGCTCATAATCTTTGCTATTTTATAAATAAATTTTTTAATATAGGTATAGAAATATCAAAGATTAAAGAATTAGTATTCGGATAA
- a CDS encoding C39 family peptidase, with amino-acid sequence MKSENRRIVVLITTTIIILVSLYLNIELKDKYMQDQELQCFSYESQQKNYYCGPATAVMILRYEGIDMEQEEVAIDLETENYEGTPWYDDSYPMKDTLNKYLKEDVYQELSGKCDSNVIVDSIVKTLDKGYLVAVNIVETSLTAHLEGHPRDQDIYHWIVICDYEDNGKNFKYMDPAASSVVSWHRGVPKIGTVTSEDLCSMVIDRGVIVSP; translated from the coding sequence ATGAAAAGTGAAAATAGGAGAATAGTAGTATTAATAACAACAACGATAATAATTTTAGTTTCTTTGTACTTGAATATTGAACTAAAGGATAAATATATGCAAGATCAAGAATTACAGTGTTTTTCTTATGAGAGTCAACAAAAAAACTATTATTGTGGGCCAGCTACAGCAGTAATGATATTAAGGTACGAAGGAATTGATATGGAACAGGAGGAGGTTGCCATTGATTTAGAAACTGAAAATTATGAAGGAACGCCATGGTATGATGACTCGTACCCAATGAAGGATACTTTAAATAAGTATTTGAAAGAAGATGTGTATCAAGAGCTTAGTGGCAAATGTGATTCTAATGTAATAGTTGATAGTATTGTTAAAACTTTAGATAAAGGATATTTAGTTGCAGTTAACATTGTTGAGACTAGCTTAACAGCTCATCTAGAAGGTCATCCAAGGGATCAGGACATATACCATTGGATAGTTATTTGTGATTATGAGGACAATGGGAAAAACTTCAAATATATGGATCCAGCTGCATCATCTGTTGTATCTTGGCATAGAGGTGTTCCGAAAATAGGTACTGTGACTAGTGAAGATTTATGTTCTATGGTTATAGATAGAGGAGTGATAGTAAGTCCTTAG